A stretch of the Meles meles chromosome 19, mMelMel3.1 paternal haplotype, whole genome shotgun sequence genome encodes the following:
- the KLK9 gene encoding kallikrein-9, which produces MRLGFVCALFSLLAGHGWADTRAIGAEECRPNSQPWQAGLFYLTHLFCGASLISDRWLLTAAHCHKPYLWVRLGEHHLWQWEGPEQLFPATDFFPHPGFNKDLRAHDHSDDIMLIRLPRKAHLGPAVQPLNLSQTCVSPGTQCLISGWGAVSSPKVQYPLTLQCANISILDHNLCRWAYPGHISDSMLCAGLWEGGRGSCQGDSGGPLVCDGTLAGVVSGGAEPCSRPWRPAVYTSVCHYVDWIRKTMEDN; this is translated from the exons aTGAGGCTGGGATTCGTCTGtgctctgttttctctcctgGCAG ggcatGGCTGGGCAGACACCCGAGCCATCGGGGCTGAGGAATGCCGCCCCAACTCGCAGCCCTGGCAGGCCGGGCTCTTCTACCTCACCCACCTCTTCTGCGGGGCTTCCCTCATCAGTGACCGCTGGCTGCTCACAGCTGCCCACTGCCACAAGCC GTATCTGTGGGTCCGCCTTGGGGAGCACCACCTCTGGCAATGGGAGGGTCCAGAGCAACTGTTCCCGGCCACGGACTTCTTTCCCCACCCTGGGTTCAACAAGGACCTCAGGGCTCACGACCACAGTGATGACATCATGCTGATCCGTCTGCCCAGGAAGGCACACCTGGGACCTGCTGTGCAACCCCTCAACCTCAGCCAGACCTGCGTCTCCCCAGGCACCCAGTGCCTCATCTCAGGCTGGGGGGCTGTGTCCAGTCCTAAGG TGCAGTACCCATTGACGCTACAGTGTGCCAACATCAGCATCCTGGATCACAACCTCTGCCGCTGGGCATATCCGGGCCACATCTCGGACAGTATGCTCTGTGCCGGCCTCTGGGAGGGGGGCCGGGGCTCCTGCCAG GGTGACTCTGGGGGCCCCCTGGTTTGCGACGGGACCCTGGCGGGTGTGGTATCTGGGGGTGCCGAACCCTGCTCCAGACCCTGGCGCCCCGCCGTGTACACCAGCGTGTGCCACTACGTGGACTGGATCCGAAAAACCATGGAGGACAACTGA